The Myxococcota bacterium DNA window GGGCAAGACGGCGCTGGCGCTGAACATGGCGCGCAACCACGCGCTCGACTTCGGCGGCTGCGTCGCCTTCTTCTCGCTGGAGATGACCAAGCGCGAGCTGGCGCTGCGCCTTCTGCTCGGCGAGGCCGAGATCGACAACAATCGCTTCGTGAACGGCGTGCTCTCCGACCGCGACTGGCGCCGACTCACGCACGCGGCGAGCGTGCTCGAGACCGCGCGCATGTTCTTCGACGACAGCGCGGCCATCTCGGTGAGTGACATCGCGGCCAAGGCGCGGCGCATCGACCGCGAGCAGAAGCTCTCGCTGCTCGTGATCGACTACATCCAGCTCGTGCTCGGCCGCCAGACGCGCGACGGCGGCGAGCGCCGCGAGCAGCAGGTGGCCGACATCAGCCGCTCGCTGAAGCTCCTGGCCAAGGACCTCGACATCCCGGTGCTCGCGCTCTCGCAGCTGAACCGCGGGCCCGAGAACCGCCCCGACAAGCGCCCGCAGCTCGCCGACCTGCGCGAGTCGGGCGCGATCGAGCAGGACGCCGACCTGGTGATGTTCGTGTACCGCGACGAGGTCTACGACCCCGAGACACCCGACGCCGGCATCGCCGAGCTCATCATCTCCAAGCAGCGCAACGGCCCGATCGGCACGGTGAAGCTGCAGTTCGCCAAGGAGCACGGCCGCTTCCACAACCTGTCGAACCGCGGCGACGCGCCGCCGCCCGAGGCGGGCTTCGACTCGGGCCGCGGGGTCGGCGCGCTCGGAGACCTGGAGCCGCCGTTCTGAAGCAGAAGCGCCTCCGCCCGCGCGCGCTCGTGCCCGGGGCGGCGATCGGCGTGTGC harbors:
- the dnaB gene encoding replicative DNA helicase; protein product: MPRTEEALRAIPTDHEAERAVLGALLLDADAFYKVADKLAPASFDLPRHRIVYEVVRDLAEKQQGVSLITLRSALEERGLLEQSGGTAFLSQLADAVPTAAHVEHHAEIVRQKATARALIRTCEKLAARGYDGLESVSTLVEDAEREVLAIAEHGAQAGFTSIKDEMQSTFEYIERVQSGQIVGVRTGFESFDQLTGGFRGGEVIVLAARPSVGKTALALNMARNHALDFGGCVAFFSLEMTKRELALRLLLGEAEIDNNRFVNGVLSDRDWRRLTHAASVLETARMFFDDSAAISVSDIAAKARRIDREQKLSLLVIDYIQLVLGRQTRDGGERREQQVADISRSLKLLAKDLDIPVLALSQLNRGPENRPDKRPQLADLRESGAIEQDADLVMFVYRDEVYDPETPDAGIAELIISKQRNGPIGTVKLQFAKEHGRFHNLSNRGDAPPPEAGFDSGRGVGALGDLEPPF